One Ricinus communis isolate WT05 ecotype wild-type chromosome 1, ASM1957865v1, whole genome shotgun sequence DNA window includes the following coding sequences:
- the LOC8271740 gene encoding glutathione S-transferase F13, with translation MALKLHGVAMSTCTSLVITCLREKGVDFELVPIDLFAGEHKQPPFIAKNPFGQVPVLEDGDLTLFESRAIAAYIAEKFKESGYDLIRHQNLKEAATVRVWTEVESQQYHPAIAPIVYQLYVNPLKGVSPDQEIIETNLEKLGKVLDIYEARLSTSKYLAGDFYSLADLHHLPYTYYLMKTHAASVINERPHVKAWWEDISSRPAFKKASEGMTFGEK, from the exons atggcTCTGAAGCTGCATGGAGTAGCCATGTCGACTTGCACTTCGCTTGTGATAACATGTCTTCGCGAGAAAGGAGTAGATTTTGAGCTGGTTCCTATTGATCTTTTCGCTGGCGAACATAAGCAGCCTCCTTTTATTGCCAAGAAT CCCTTTGGTCAAGTTCCAGTGCTTGAAGATGGCGATCTGACTTTATTTG AATCTAGAGCAATCGCAGCATACATAGCAGAGAAATTCAAGGAAAGTGGGTACGATCTAATAAGGCATCAGAACCTAAAAGAAGCAGCAACAGTGAGGGTATGGACAGAGGTAGAATCTCAGCAATACCATCCAGCGATAGCTCCAATTGTGTACCAACTTTACGTTAACCCTCTTAAAGGAGTTTCACCAGATCAAGAAATCATCGAGACCAACTTAGAGAAGCTAGGAAAGGTTCTTGACATATACGAAGCCAGGCTTAGCACCAGCAAGTATTTGGCAGGAGATTTCTACAGCTTGGCGGATCTTCATCACCTCCCTTACACTTACTATCTAATGAAGACCCATGCAGCTTCAGTTATCAATGAACGTCCTCATGTTAAGGCTTGGTGGGAAGATATCTCTTCCAGACCAGCTTTCAAGAAAGCTTCTGAGGGTATGACCTTTGGTGAGAAATGA
- the LOC8271741 gene encoding glutathione S-transferase PARB, translated as MAAVKVHGSPLSTATQRVLACLYEKETEFEFVNINMAAGEHKQEPFISLNPFGQVPVLEHGDLKLFESRAITQYLAHEYSDKGTQLLCPGMKTAILSVWMEAEAHQFEQPASKLNWEIVYKPFFKLTTDPAAVQENEATLTKVLDVYESRLAQSKYLACGCFTLADLHHLPNLQLLMGTECKKLIDARPHVSAWATDITARPAWAKVLAMQQK; from the exons ATGGCAGCCGTGAAAGTCCATGGAAGTCCTCTCTCAACGGCTACACAGCGAGTTCTAGCTTGCCTTTACGAGAAAGAAACTGAGTTTGAGTTTGTTAATATCAATATGGCAGCAGGAGAGCACAAGCAGGAGCCTTTTATTTCCCTCAAT CCATTTGGTCAAGTTCCagttcttgaacatggagatctTAAGCTCTTTG AATCTAGGGCCATTACCCAATACCTCGCCCATGAATATTCTGACAAGGGAACGCAGCTCTTATGCCCAGGCATGAAGACGGCGATATTATCAGTCTGGATGGAGGCAGAGGCTCATCAATTTGAGCAACCAGCTTCAAAGTTGAACTGGGAAATAGTTTATAAGCCGTTCTTTAAGTTGACCACGGATCCAGCAGCAGTACAAGAAAACGAAGCTACGCTAACTAAGGTTCTTGATGTCTACGAGTCTCGGTTGGCTCAATCTAAGTACCTGGCATGTGGCTGCTTCACCTTGGCAGATCTACACCACCTGCCTAACTTACAGTTGCTAATGGGTACAGAATGCAAGAAATTGATTGATGCACGCCCCCATGTCAGCGCATGGGCGACTGATATCACCGCTAGGCCAGCTTGGGCTAAGGTTCTTGCTATGCAACAGAAATGA
- the LOC107262264 gene encoding pentatricopeptide repeat-containing protein At5g66520-like: MLLIANPQLNAIAVRIIHLLDNCISHTHIHQIQTQLILHKLHSNTTVAHHFITACQNLSFLQSSLPLFFTHLSNPHVFTCNTLIQSFSHSQIPHISFSIYARMHTNSILPNNYTFPFLLKSLSDFKDLTQGQCVQAQVIKLGHSYDIYVQNSLLNLYASCGHMGHCRSVFDEMPERDVVSWTVLIMGYRNAENYGDALIAFEQMQYAGIVPNHVTMVNVLGACARFGAIEMGIWIHDFIRRSGWEIDVILGTSLIDMYAKCGKINESLSVFRSMKEKNIFAWNAVIKGLAFAKCGQEAVRWFFTMEQEGFKPDEVTFVNVLSTCSHSGFVDLGKQLFGLLINGKYGFSPNAKHYACMVDLYARSGCLDEAFKLIREMPFSPTKAMWGSLLTGCRANKNLELSEYVAKKLIELEPGNSAYYVVLSNLYSEMGRWTDAAEVRELMKDKGLKKDLGCSSVESSSQEHDIELLTC; encoded by the coding sequence ATGCTACTGATAGCTAACCCCCAGCTCAACGCCATTGCAGTCAGAATCATTCATTTGCTTGACAATTgcatttctcatactcacattCACCAAATCCAAACCCAACTCATACTCCATAAACTCCATTCTAACACCACTGTTGCTCACCATTTTATCACTGCCTGCCAAAACCTGTCCTTTCTGCAGTCATCTCTCCCTCTCTTCTTTACCcacctctccaatccccaTGTTTTCACTTGTAATACTCTTATACAGTCCTTTTCCCATTCTCAAATCcctcatatttctttttcaatatacGCCCGCATGCACACTAACTCCATTCTTCCTAATAACTACAcgtttccttttcttctcaaGTCATTGTCTGACTTTAAGGATCTTACACAGGGTCAATGTGTCCAAGCCCAAGTAATAAAGTTAGGTCATTCATATGATATTTATGTCCAGAACTCTCTGTTGAACCTCTATGCTTCATGTGGCCATATGGGTCATTGTCGGAGTGTGTTTGATGAAATGCCTGAAAGAGATGTAGTGTCATGGACTGTTTTGATTATGGGGTATAGGAATGCTGAGAACTATGGCGATGCGTTGATTGCTTTTGAGCAAATGCAATATGCGGGTATAGTGCCTAATCATGTTACTATGGTGAATGTGTTGGGTGCTTGTGCGCGTTTTGGGGCAATTGAAATGGGTATTTGGATTCATGATTTTATAAGGAGGAGTGGGTGGGAGATAGATGTGATTTTGGGGACTTCTTTGATTGATATGTATGCCAAGTGCGGGAAGATTAATGAGAGTTTGAGTGTGTTCAGAAGcatgaaagaaaagaacattTTTGCTTGGAATGCAGTTATTAAAGGGCTAGCTTTTGCTAAATGTGGGCAGGAGGCTGTTAGGTGGTTTTTTACTATGGAGCAAGAAGGGTTCAAGCCAGATGAAGTCACTTTTGTTAATGTTCTTAGTACCTGCAGCCACTCTGGATTTGTTGATTTGGGCAAACAGCTATTTGGTTTGTTGATTAATGGGAAATATGGATTTTCACCTAATGCAAAGCATTATGCGTGTATGGTCGACCTCTATGCACGATCTGGGTGTCTTGATGAGGCTTTCAAACTCATTAGAGAAATGCCTTTCTCGCCTACAAAGGCTATGTGGGGATCATTGCTCACTGGGTGTAGAGCTAATAAAAACTTGGAGTTGAGTGAATATGTGGCTAAGAAACTTATTGAATTGGAACCGGGGAATAGTGCTTACTATGTTGTTCTGTCTAACTTGTATTCAGAGATGGGAAGATGGACTGATGCTGCAGAAGTGAGGGAATTAATGAAGGATAAGGGACTTAAGAAGGACTTGGGCTGTAGTTCTGTGGAATCTTCATCCCAAGAACATGATATTGAATTATTAACTTGCTGA
- the LOC8271744 gene encoding heavy metal-associated isoprenylated plant protein 36, with product MATKLNEAAPEQLKYQTWAFRVSIHCEGCKKKVKKVLQGIEGVFMTEIDSQQHKVTVTGNVSAETLIKKLGKSGKHAELWPEKPEIIDHKKSGKSKNSGKQKPSEDVPEVGAGKGDNDEQKNPAEKPETVQKASLDNGGGGDHLPEVKSEEAVGEDTAANDGSGSGSKKKKKKKKGQNDNNSNTGGNGTSGSGDPASGPPAEPAVSAPAAVPDPAPPMTSLNHSPPHHRHLHAYPYVPMYYASPPVAGTYGVSYNTAYPSATTSYYAPSMAMHAHLYSQSAERRQPPAPPSEPINKITYYNDRDYYDYDHQGGCSIM from the exons ATGGCAACGAAGCTAAATGAAGCTGCACCAGAACAGCTGAAATACCAG ACATGGGCCTTCAGAGTCTCAATCCATTGTGAAGGCTGCAAGAAGAAAGTCAAGAAAGTTCTTCAAGGAATTGAGG GTGTTTTTATGACGGAGATTGATTCTCAGCAGCATAAGGTGACAGTGACTGGTAACGTGAGTGCCGAGACTCTCATCAAGAAACTTGGAAAATCAGGAAAACATGCAGAGCTTTGGCCTGAAAAGCCTGAAATAATCGACCATAAGAAGTCGGGAAAATCAAAGAACAGTGGAAAACAGAAGCCCTCTGAAGATGTTCCAGAAGTTGGTGCCGGTAAAGGTGACAATGATGAGCAAAAGAATCCAGCAGAAAAGCCAGAGACAGTTCAAAAAGCTAGTCTTGAtaatggtggtggtggtgaccATCTACCTGAGGTAAAAAGCGAGGAAGCGGTTGGAGAAGACACTGCTGCTAATGATGGGAGTGGAAGTGGaagtaaaaagaagaaaaagaagaagaaagggcaAAATGATAACAATTCTAATACCGGTGGAAACGGAACCAGTGGCAGCGGCGATCCTGCCAGTGGCCCACCAGCAGAACCCGCCGTGTCTGCTCCAGCGGCTGTTCCAGATCCAGCTCCACCTATGACGTCATTGAACCATAGTCCTCCACATCATCGTCATCTTCATGCATACCCATATGTACCAATGTATTATGCATCTCCTCCAGTAGCAGGAACTTACGGAGTAAGCTACAACACGGCATATCCGAGTGCTACTACATCTTACTACGCACCTTCAATGGCCATGCATGCTCATCTCTATTCTCAATCTGCTGAAAGGCGCCAGCCACCAGCTCCACCATCTGAGCCAATCAATAAGATTACTTACTATAACGATCGTGATTATTACGATTACGATCATCAGGGTGGATGCTCAATCATGTGA